The Anomalospiza imberbis isolate Cuckoo-Finch-1a 21T00152 chromosome 7, ASM3175350v1, whole genome shotgun sequence genome has a window encoding:
- the IFIH1 gene encoding interferon-induced helicase C domain-containing protein 1 isoform X4 — protein sequence MAEGTRDERFLYMISCFRPRLKQFIQVQPVLDRLPSLSAEDRDRVRAAALQRGAAAGAEELLRAVERGPRGCGWIREFLQALEHGGCSLAACYANPSLSQLPSPAEEAEHDLCVHLVQLLHVTLVDRMRTVQVAEKCLQMGIFHDEDVDRIQTVTDNRGNRDGARELLSRIVQKKDWFSSFLIALRETKHEDLADDLSGNTGENKQNGMEQTANEETEVTSQPGYVIEENSKQEENVDDSFSSENSLLETSIEKSSVVSESDVSIGDGSVSYLNENLEQSCTTSDSDEDEVERRASPEPDLTLRDYQMEVAKPALNGENIIICLPTGSGKTRVAVYITKDHLDKKKRASEPGKVIVLVNKVPLVEQHLKREFSPFLKRWYQVIGLSGDSQLKISFPEVVRRNDVIISTAQILENSLLNGSKEDEESVHLSDFSLIIIDECHHTQKEGVYNNIMRRYLKEKMKNRKLAKENKPLIPQPQILGLTASPGVGGATSYSKAEEHILKICANLDACRIMTVEEHASQLKNQVKEPSKKTVIADDKKRDPFKEKITEIMTEIQNYCQLHPKPEFGTQTYEQWVIREEKRAAKEEKRRERVCAEHLKKYNDALQINDTIRMVDAYNLLNNFYKEEKNKKTVRSDDDDDDDDKPAVSKQDETDEFLIGLFHAKKKQLKELTRKPENENEKLMKLRNTLMEEFTKTEEPRGIIFTKTRLSAFALFQWIKDNPKFEEVGIKAHYLIGSGHKSEMKPMTQNEQREVIDKFRCGNVNLLIATTVAEEGLDIKECNIVIRYGLVTNEIAMVQARGRARADESTYALVASSGSGAVERENVNIFREKMMYKAIQRVQKMPQEEYLNKIQSFQLQSIVEKQMKVMRDQRKTYKKNPSLIKFLCKNCSKLICSGEDIQVIEDMHHVSVKKDFHLYHIRENKTLQDKHADYQTNGEIICKDCGQAWK from the exons ATGGCAGAGGGCACCCGGGACGAGCGGTTCCTTTACATGATCTCCTGCTTCAGGCCGCGGCTGAAGCAGTTCATCCAGGTGCAGCCCGTGCTGGACCGGCTCCCCTCGCTGAGCGcggaggacagggacagggtgcgTGCGGCCGCCCTGCagcggggcgcggcggcgggcgcggaggAGCTGCTGCGGGCCGTGGAGCGGGGGCCCCGCGGCTGCGGCTGGATCCGCGAGTTCCTGCAGGCGCTGGAGCACGGCGGCTGCAGCCTGGCCGCCTGCTATGCCAACCCCAGCCTGAGCCAGCTGCCCTCGCCGGCAGAGGAGGCCGAGCACGACCTCTGCGTGCAcctggtgcagctgctgcacgtCACGCTGGTGGACAGGATGCGCACCGTGCAGGTGGCCGAGAAGTGCCTGCAGATGGGAATCTTCCATGACGAGGACGTGGATCGG ATCCAGACTGTTACTGACAATCGTGGGAACAGAGATGGTGCAAGGGAGTTACTGAGCAGAATAGTCCAGAAGAAAGATTGGTTCTCTTCTTTTTTGATTGCTCTCCGTGAAACCAAGCATGAAGACCTTGCAGATGATTTAAGTGGAAATACAGGAG AGAATAAACAAAATGGGATGGAGCAGACTGCAAACGAAGAAACAGAAGTTACAAGCCAACCAGGATACGTCATAGAGGAGAATtcaaaacaggaagaaaatgtggATGATAGTTTCAGCAGTGAGAACAGTCTGTTGGAAACGTCCATAGAAAAGAGTTCTGTGGTGTCAG AGTCAGATGTCTCCATAGGAGATGGAAGTGTCAGTTACTTGAATGAAAACCTGGAACAGAGCTGCACAACCAGTGATTCAG ATGAAGATGAAGTGGAGAGGAGAGCCTCACCTGAGCCAGATCTGACCCTGAGAGATTACCAGATGGAAGTGGCAAAGCCAGCATTGAATGGGGAGAATATTATAATATGTCTCCCTACAGGCAGTGGTAAAACCAGAGTGGCAGTTTACATTACCAAAGATCACTTGGATAAGAAGAAAAGAGCATCAGAGCCTGGAAAAGTCATAGTACTTGTTAATAAG GTTCCACTGGTAGAACAGcatttaaaaagagaatttaGTCCATTCCTGAAGCGTTGGTATCAGGTTATTGGTTTAAGTGGTGATTCTCAGCTGAAAATCTCATTTCCTGAAGTTGTCAGAAGAAATGATGTCATCATCAGTACAGCACAGATCCTTGAGAATTCACTTTTAAATGGATCCAAGGAAGATGAAGAAAGTGTCCACTTATCAG atttttcccTCATCATCATCGATGAGTGTCATCACACTCAAAAGGAAGGTGTCTACAATAATATAATGAGACGTTActtaaaagaaaagatgaaaaacagGAAGctggcaaaagaaaacaaaccactgaTCCCACAGCCTCAAATTCTGGGACTTACAGCCTCACCTGGTGTAGGAGGTGCAACATCCTACTCAAAAGCTGAAGAGCATATTCTGAAA ATCTGTGCTAATCTTGATGCATGTAGAATTATGACTGTTGAAGAGCATGCCTCCCAGCTAAAGAATCAGGTGAAGGAACCATCTAAGAAGACTGTGATTGCAGATGACAAgaaaagg GATccatttaaagagaaaattactGAGATCATGACAGAAATACAAAACTATTGCCAGCTTCACCCAAAGCCTGAGTTTGGAACTCAGACATATGAACAGTGGGTGatcagagaagagaaaagag ctgcaaaagaagaaaaacgCAGGGAACGTGTCTGTGCAGAGCACTTGAAGAAATACAATGATGCTCTCCAGATAAATGACACCATCCGAATGGTGGATGCCTACAATCTCCTAAATAACTTTtataaagaggagaaaaataagaagACAGTAAGgagtgatgatgatgatgatgatgatgataaacCAGCAGTATCAAAACAGGATGAAACAGATGAATTTCTAATAGGTTTATTTCATG caaaaaagaaacagCTGAAAGAGTTGACTAGAAagccagaaaatgaaaatgagaagcTAATGAAGTTGAGAAATACTTTAATGGAGGAGTTCACAAAGACTGAGGAACCTCGAGGAATCATTTTCACAAAGACTCGTCTAAGTGCCTTTGCTCTTTTCCAGTGGATTAAGGACAACCCAAAATTTGAAGAAGTGGGAATTAAGGCCCATTATCTTATCGGCTCTGGACATAAGAGTGAAATGAAGCCCATGACTCAG AATGAGCAAAGGGAAGTAATTGATAAATTTCGATGTGGAAATGTAAATTTGCTAATTGCTACTACTGTAGCTGAGGAAGGCCTGGACATCAAAGAGTGTAACATCGTTATTCGCTATGGCCTTGTCACCAATGAAATTGCCATGGTGCAG GCTCGTGGTAGAGCTCGAGCTGATGAAAGCACTTATGCTCTTGTTGCTTCAAGTGGCTCGGGGGCTGTTGAACGtgaaaatgttaatatttttcGTGAGAAAATGATGTATAAGGCCATTCAGCGTGTCCAGAAGATGCCACAGGAAGAGTATTTAAATAAG ATTCAGAGTTTCCAGTTGCAAAGTATAGTGGAAAAACAAATGAAGGTGATGAGAGATCAGCGCAAGACATACAAGAAAAATCCTTCACTAATAAAATTCTTATGCAAAAATTGCTCCAAGTTGATATGTTCTGGAGAAGATATACAAGTTATTGAAGACATGCATCATGTTAGTGTGAAAAAAGATTTCCA TCTTTATCatataagagaaaataaaacactgcaAGATAAGCATGCTGATTACCAGACAAATGGGGAAATTATATGCAAAGACTGTGG ACAAGCTTGGAAATAg
- the IFIH1 gene encoding interferon-induced helicase C domain-containing protein 1 isoform X3 has protein sequence MAEGTRDERFLYMISCFRPRLKQFIQVQPVLDRLPSLSAEDRDRVRAAALQRGAAAGAEELLRAVERGPRGCGWIREFLQALEHGGCSLAACYANPSLSQLPSPAEEAEHDLCVHLVQLLHVTLVDRMRTVQVAEKCLQMGIFHDEDVDRIQTVTDNRGNRDGARELLSRIVQKKDWFSSFLIALRETKHEDLADDLSGNTGENKQNGMEQTANEETEVTSQPGYVIEENSKQEENVDDSFSSENSLLETSIEKSSVVSESDVSIGDGSVSYLNENLEQSCTTSDSDEDEVERRASPEPDLTLRDYQMEVAKPALNGENIIICLPTGSGKTRVAVYITKDHLDKKKRASEPGKVIVLVNKVPLVEQHLKREFSPFLKRWYQVIGLSGDSQLKISFPEVVRRNDVIISTAQILENSLLNGSKEDEESVHLSDFSLIIIDECHHTQKEGVYNNIMRRYLKEKMKNRKLAKENKPLIPQPQILGLTASPGVGGATSYSKAEEHILKICANLDACRIMTVEEHASQLKNQVKEPSKKTVIADDKKRDPFKEKITEIMTEIQNYCQLHPKPEFGTQTYEQWVIREEKRAAKEEKRRERVCAEHLKKYNDALQINDTIRMVDAYNLLNNFYKEEKNKKTVRSDDDDDDDDKPAVSKQDETDEFLIGLFHAKKKQLKELTRKPENENEKLMKLRNTLMEEFTKTEEPRGIIFTKTRLSAFALFQWIKDNPKFEEVGIKAHYLIGSGHKSEMKPMTQNEQREVIDKFRCGNVNLLIATTVAEEGLDIKECNIVIRYGLVTNEIAMVQARGRARADESTYALVASSGSGAVERENVNIFREKMMYKAIQRVQKMPQEEYLNKIQSFQLQSIVEKQMKVMRDQRKTYKKNPSLIKFLCKNCSKLICSGEDIQVIEDMHHVSVKKDFQSLYHIRENKTLQDKHADYQTNGEIICKDCGQAWK, from the exons ATGGCAGAGGGCACCCGGGACGAGCGGTTCCTTTACATGATCTCCTGCTTCAGGCCGCGGCTGAAGCAGTTCATCCAGGTGCAGCCCGTGCTGGACCGGCTCCCCTCGCTGAGCGcggaggacagggacagggtgcgTGCGGCCGCCCTGCagcggggcgcggcggcgggcgcggaggAGCTGCTGCGGGCCGTGGAGCGGGGGCCCCGCGGCTGCGGCTGGATCCGCGAGTTCCTGCAGGCGCTGGAGCACGGCGGCTGCAGCCTGGCCGCCTGCTATGCCAACCCCAGCCTGAGCCAGCTGCCCTCGCCGGCAGAGGAGGCCGAGCACGACCTCTGCGTGCAcctggtgcagctgctgcacgtCACGCTGGTGGACAGGATGCGCACCGTGCAGGTGGCCGAGAAGTGCCTGCAGATGGGAATCTTCCATGACGAGGACGTGGATCGG ATCCAGACTGTTACTGACAATCGTGGGAACAGAGATGGTGCAAGGGAGTTACTGAGCAGAATAGTCCAGAAGAAAGATTGGTTCTCTTCTTTTTTGATTGCTCTCCGTGAAACCAAGCATGAAGACCTTGCAGATGATTTAAGTGGAAATACAGGAG AGAATAAACAAAATGGGATGGAGCAGACTGCAAACGAAGAAACAGAAGTTACAAGCCAACCAGGATACGTCATAGAGGAGAATtcaaaacaggaagaaaatgtggATGATAGTTTCAGCAGTGAGAACAGTCTGTTGGAAACGTCCATAGAAAAGAGTTCTGTGGTGTCAG AGTCAGATGTCTCCATAGGAGATGGAAGTGTCAGTTACTTGAATGAAAACCTGGAACAGAGCTGCACAACCAGTGATTCAG ATGAAGATGAAGTGGAGAGGAGAGCCTCACCTGAGCCAGATCTGACCCTGAGAGATTACCAGATGGAAGTGGCAAAGCCAGCATTGAATGGGGAGAATATTATAATATGTCTCCCTACAGGCAGTGGTAAAACCAGAGTGGCAGTTTACATTACCAAAGATCACTTGGATAAGAAGAAAAGAGCATCAGAGCCTGGAAAAGTCATAGTACTTGTTAATAAG GTTCCACTGGTAGAACAGcatttaaaaagagaatttaGTCCATTCCTGAAGCGTTGGTATCAGGTTATTGGTTTAAGTGGTGATTCTCAGCTGAAAATCTCATTTCCTGAAGTTGTCAGAAGAAATGATGTCATCATCAGTACAGCACAGATCCTTGAGAATTCACTTTTAAATGGATCCAAGGAAGATGAAGAAAGTGTCCACTTATCAG atttttcccTCATCATCATCGATGAGTGTCATCACACTCAAAAGGAAGGTGTCTACAATAATATAATGAGACGTTActtaaaagaaaagatgaaaaacagGAAGctggcaaaagaaaacaaaccactgaTCCCACAGCCTCAAATTCTGGGACTTACAGCCTCACCTGGTGTAGGAGGTGCAACATCCTACTCAAAAGCTGAAGAGCATATTCTGAAA ATCTGTGCTAATCTTGATGCATGTAGAATTATGACTGTTGAAGAGCATGCCTCCCAGCTAAAGAATCAGGTGAAGGAACCATCTAAGAAGACTGTGATTGCAGATGACAAgaaaagg GATccatttaaagagaaaattactGAGATCATGACAGAAATACAAAACTATTGCCAGCTTCACCCAAAGCCTGAGTTTGGAACTCAGACATATGAACAGTGGGTGatcagagaagagaaaagag ctgcaaaagaagaaaaacgCAGGGAACGTGTCTGTGCAGAGCACTTGAAGAAATACAATGATGCTCTCCAGATAAATGACACCATCCGAATGGTGGATGCCTACAATCTCCTAAATAACTTTtataaagaggagaaaaataagaagACAGTAAGgagtgatgatgatgatgatgatgatgataaacCAGCAGTATCAAAACAGGATGAAACAGATGAATTTCTAATAGGTTTATTTCATG caaaaaagaaacagCTGAAAGAGTTGACTAGAAagccagaaaatgaaaatgagaagcTAATGAAGTTGAGAAATACTTTAATGGAGGAGTTCACAAAGACTGAGGAACCTCGAGGAATCATTTTCACAAAGACTCGTCTAAGTGCCTTTGCTCTTTTCCAGTGGATTAAGGACAACCCAAAATTTGAAGAAGTGGGAATTAAGGCCCATTATCTTATCGGCTCTGGACATAAGAGTGAAATGAAGCCCATGACTCAG AATGAGCAAAGGGAAGTAATTGATAAATTTCGATGTGGAAATGTAAATTTGCTAATTGCTACTACTGTAGCTGAGGAAGGCCTGGACATCAAAGAGTGTAACATCGTTATTCGCTATGGCCTTGTCACCAATGAAATTGCCATGGTGCAG GCTCGTGGTAGAGCTCGAGCTGATGAAAGCACTTATGCTCTTGTTGCTTCAAGTGGCTCGGGGGCTGTTGAACGtgaaaatgttaatatttttcGTGAGAAAATGATGTATAAGGCCATTCAGCGTGTCCAGAAGATGCCACAGGAAGAGTATTTAAATAAG ATTCAGAGTTTCCAGTTGCAAAGTATAGTGGAAAAACAAATGAAGGTGATGAGAGATCAGCGCAAGACATACAAGAAAAATCCTTCACTAATAAAATTCTTATGCAAAAATTGCTCCAAGTTGATATGTTCTGGAGAAGATATACAAGTTATTGAAGACATGCATCATGTTAGTGTGAAAAAAGATTTCCA AAGTCTTTATCatataagagaaaataaaacactgcaAGATAAGCATGCTGATTACCAGACAAATGGGGAAATTATATGCAAAGACTGTGG ACAAGCTTGGAAATAg
- the IFIH1 gene encoding interferon-induced helicase C domain-containing protein 1 isoform X2, translating to MAEGTRDERFLYMISCFRPRLKQFIQVQPVLDRLPSLSAEDRDRVRAAALQRGAAAGAEELLRAVERGPRGCGWIREFLQALEHGGCSLAACYANPSLSQLPSPAEEAEHDLCVHLVQLLHVTLVDRMRTVQVAEKCLQMGIFHDEDVDRIQTVTDNRGNRDGARELLSRIVQKKDWFSSFLIALRETKHEDLADDLSGNTGENKQNGMEQTANEETEVTSQPGYVIEENSKQEENVDDSFSSENSLLETSIEKSSVVSESDVSIGDGSVSYLNENLEQSCTTSDSDEDEVERRASPEPDLTLRDYQMEVAKPALNGENIIICLPTGSGKTRVAVYITKDHLDKKKRASEPGKVIVLVNKVPLVEQHLKREFSPFLKRWYQVIGLSGDSQLKISFPEVVRRNDVIISTAQILENSLLNGSKEDEESVHLSDFSLIIIDECHHTQKEGVYNNIMRRYLKEKMKNRKLAKENKPLIPQPQILGLTASPGVGGATSYSKAEEHILKICANLDACRIMTVEEHASQLKNQVKEPSKKTVIADDKKRDPFKEKITEIMTEIQNYCQLHPKPEFGTQTYEQWVIREEKRAAKEEKRRERVCAEHLKKYNDALQINDTIRMVDAYNLLNNFYKEEKNKKTVRSDDDDDDDDKPAVSKQDETDEFLIGLFHAKKKQLKELTRKPENENEKLMKLRNTLMEEFTKTEEPRGIIFTKTRLSAFALFQWIKDNPKFEEVGIKAHYLIGSGHKSEMKPMTQNEQREVIDKFRCGNVNLLIATTVAEEGLDIKECNIVIRYGLVTNEIAMVQARGRARADESTYALVASSGSGAVERENVNIFREKMMYKAIQRVQKMPQEEYLNKIQSFQLQSIVEKQMKVMRDQRKTYKKNPSLIKFLCKNCSKLICSGEDIQVIEDMHHVSVKKDFHLYHIRENKTLQDKHADYQTNGEIICKDCGQAWGNMMVHRGLDLPCLKIRNFVVVFADKKTTNDIFKKWGDLPIRFPSFDYAAHFPSSDED from the exons ATGGCAGAGGGCACCCGGGACGAGCGGTTCCTTTACATGATCTCCTGCTTCAGGCCGCGGCTGAAGCAGTTCATCCAGGTGCAGCCCGTGCTGGACCGGCTCCCCTCGCTGAGCGcggaggacagggacagggtgcgTGCGGCCGCCCTGCagcggggcgcggcggcgggcgcggaggAGCTGCTGCGGGCCGTGGAGCGGGGGCCCCGCGGCTGCGGCTGGATCCGCGAGTTCCTGCAGGCGCTGGAGCACGGCGGCTGCAGCCTGGCCGCCTGCTATGCCAACCCCAGCCTGAGCCAGCTGCCCTCGCCGGCAGAGGAGGCCGAGCACGACCTCTGCGTGCAcctggtgcagctgctgcacgtCACGCTGGTGGACAGGATGCGCACCGTGCAGGTGGCCGAGAAGTGCCTGCAGATGGGAATCTTCCATGACGAGGACGTGGATCGG ATCCAGACTGTTACTGACAATCGTGGGAACAGAGATGGTGCAAGGGAGTTACTGAGCAGAATAGTCCAGAAGAAAGATTGGTTCTCTTCTTTTTTGATTGCTCTCCGTGAAACCAAGCATGAAGACCTTGCAGATGATTTAAGTGGAAATACAGGAG AGAATAAACAAAATGGGATGGAGCAGACTGCAAACGAAGAAACAGAAGTTACAAGCCAACCAGGATACGTCATAGAGGAGAATtcaaaacaggaagaaaatgtggATGATAGTTTCAGCAGTGAGAACAGTCTGTTGGAAACGTCCATAGAAAAGAGTTCTGTGGTGTCAG AGTCAGATGTCTCCATAGGAGATGGAAGTGTCAGTTACTTGAATGAAAACCTGGAACAGAGCTGCACAACCAGTGATTCAG ATGAAGATGAAGTGGAGAGGAGAGCCTCACCTGAGCCAGATCTGACCCTGAGAGATTACCAGATGGAAGTGGCAAAGCCAGCATTGAATGGGGAGAATATTATAATATGTCTCCCTACAGGCAGTGGTAAAACCAGAGTGGCAGTTTACATTACCAAAGATCACTTGGATAAGAAGAAAAGAGCATCAGAGCCTGGAAAAGTCATAGTACTTGTTAATAAG GTTCCACTGGTAGAACAGcatttaaaaagagaatttaGTCCATTCCTGAAGCGTTGGTATCAGGTTATTGGTTTAAGTGGTGATTCTCAGCTGAAAATCTCATTTCCTGAAGTTGTCAGAAGAAATGATGTCATCATCAGTACAGCACAGATCCTTGAGAATTCACTTTTAAATGGATCCAAGGAAGATGAAGAAAGTGTCCACTTATCAG atttttcccTCATCATCATCGATGAGTGTCATCACACTCAAAAGGAAGGTGTCTACAATAATATAATGAGACGTTActtaaaagaaaagatgaaaaacagGAAGctggcaaaagaaaacaaaccactgaTCCCACAGCCTCAAATTCTGGGACTTACAGCCTCACCTGGTGTAGGAGGTGCAACATCCTACTCAAAAGCTGAAGAGCATATTCTGAAA ATCTGTGCTAATCTTGATGCATGTAGAATTATGACTGTTGAAGAGCATGCCTCCCAGCTAAAGAATCAGGTGAAGGAACCATCTAAGAAGACTGTGATTGCAGATGACAAgaaaagg GATccatttaaagagaaaattactGAGATCATGACAGAAATACAAAACTATTGCCAGCTTCACCCAAAGCCTGAGTTTGGAACTCAGACATATGAACAGTGGGTGatcagagaagagaaaagag ctgcaaaagaagaaaaacgCAGGGAACGTGTCTGTGCAGAGCACTTGAAGAAATACAATGATGCTCTCCAGATAAATGACACCATCCGAATGGTGGATGCCTACAATCTCCTAAATAACTTTtataaagaggagaaaaataagaagACAGTAAGgagtgatgatgatgatgatgatgatgataaacCAGCAGTATCAAAACAGGATGAAACAGATGAATTTCTAATAGGTTTATTTCATG caaaaaagaaacagCTGAAAGAGTTGACTAGAAagccagaaaatgaaaatgagaagcTAATGAAGTTGAGAAATACTTTAATGGAGGAGTTCACAAAGACTGAGGAACCTCGAGGAATCATTTTCACAAAGACTCGTCTAAGTGCCTTTGCTCTTTTCCAGTGGATTAAGGACAACCCAAAATTTGAAGAAGTGGGAATTAAGGCCCATTATCTTATCGGCTCTGGACATAAGAGTGAAATGAAGCCCATGACTCAG AATGAGCAAAGGGAAGTAATTGATAAATTTCGATGTGGAAATGTAAATTTGCTAATTGCTACTACTGTAGCTGAGGAAGGCCTGGACATCAAAGAGTGTAACATCGTTATTCGCTATGGCCTTGTCACCAATGAAATTGCCATGGTGCAG GCTCGTGGTAGAGCTCGAGCTGATGAAAGCACTTATGCTCTTGTTGCTTCAAGTGGCTCGGGGGCTGTTGAACGtgaaaatgttaatatttttcGTGAGAAAATGATGTATAAGGCCATTCAGCGTGTCCAGAAGATGCCACAGGAAGAGTATTTAAATAAG ATTCAGAGTTTCCAGTTGCAAAGTATAGTGGAAAAACAAATGAAGGTGATGAGAGATCAGCGCAAGACATACAAGAAAAATCCTTCACTAATAAAATTCTTATGCAAAAATTGCTCCAAGTTGATATGTTCTGGAGAAGATATACAAGTTATTGAAGACATGCATCATGTTAGTGTGAAAAAAGATTTCCA TCTTTATCatataagagaaaataaaacactgcaAGATAAGCATGCTGATTACCAGACAAATGGGGAAATTATATGCAAAGACTGTGGGCAG GCTTGGGGAAATATGATGGTTCACCGAGGTCTTGACCTGCCTTGTCTAAAAATTAGAAACTTTGTGGTTGTGTTTGCAGACAAGAAAACAACAAatgatatttttaagaaatgggGAGACCTGCCCATCAGGTTTCCTAGTTTTGATTATGCAGCTCATTTTCCTTCAAGTGATGAAGATTAA